The DNA sequence GAGGACCCTTTTGTGTCGCTTGACCAGAACGGCGTCGGCCAATTGGTCAAAATGGCGGTGGAGAAGGGGCGCGCCACCCGCCCGAAGATCAAGCTGGGCATCTGCGGCGAGCATGGCGGCGACCCGTCTTCGGTCATCTTCTGTCACAAGGCCGGGCTGGACTACGTCTCCTGCTCCCCCTTCCGGGTACCCATCGCCCGGCTGGCAGCGGCCCACGCGGCCCTGGCCCCCTGATCCCGCTTCCCCGCAACAGAGCCTGATTACGAAGGCCCCCCGGAATAATATCTCTCCGGGGGGCCTTCGTTAATTCTCTGCCTGTGGTGTTGGAACGTAACGTTTTAACGTGCTGAATATGTGGGTATATTTTTTTTACAAGCGTTCTTCATTATGTCGTTTTGAGACATTTGGGGATATCGACTGGATTTCCATTCCAGGCTCGTGGCAGAACTGCTCGAAAAATGGTCGCCCTGGGTATAAACGTGGCTAGGAAAGTTTAAAGCGGTTTACCATCTGCTGGAGTTCCGCGGCCGATGTGGCCAAGCCGGAGGCGGCCGACTCCGTCTGCTCAGCCCCGGAGGCGGCCTCGCTGATGACGCGGGTAATGAGATGCATGTTCTCGGTTATGGCCGAGGTGGTTGTGGACTGGCCGGTGGCGGCGGTCGACACCTGGGACACCTGGCCGTGGAGGACGCCGATCTGGCGGAGGATTGCGCCAATGGCCTCGCACGAGTGGCGTACCCCTTCGCCACCTTCGCGTACGCTGCCTGAGCTCTGCTCCATGGAAGAGACCACGTTTCCGACATCCTTCTGGAGAGCGTCAATAATGGTCTGAATCTCGCGGGTCGCCGACGTGGTCCGCTCGGCGAGGCTGCGCACCTCGTCGGCGACCACCGCAAACCCGCGTCCCTGCTCGCCCGCCCGTGCCGCTTCAATGGCTGCGTTCAGGGCCAGCAGGTTGGTCTGGTCGGCGATGTCGCCGATGGTGGCCAGGATGTCGCCGATGCGCGTCGAATTGTCCCCCAGGGATTTTACCGCCTCGGTGGTCTCGGTGATTACCCCCTCGATGGCCCCCATGGTTCCGGACATGCCGGAAATGATCTGTTCCCCCTCCCGTGACACCTGCTCCGCCTCCCTGGCCATGTCGGACATTTCGAGGCATCTGGTGGATATGTCCGTGCTCGCGGTCGCCAGGTTATCGACTGCGGCGCTGACCGAGGCGGCCTGGGTGGCGGCGCTTTCGGTGCCGTCGGCGATGGTTGCGGAGGTCTGCCGCAGCTGCTCCGAGGAAGCGGCGATCTGGCCCGACGTCGTCTGGATCCCCATGACGATTCCCCGCATCGAGTGCTGAAGTTCCCGAAGGGAACGCAGTATGGCGCTCACCTCATTGTTGCGTTTGATCTGGATATCCCGCTGCAGGTCGCCGGTGGCCATTTCCTTGAGATAGCCAATGGTCCTGTTGATGGGCGAGGTGATGGACCAGATGTTGATCCCACTGAACAGGGTGCCGAGAATGGTGAAGAGGATGACGGCCAGGGATGTGGCCGAGAGGGATTGGGTCTGGCCGACCGCTCCGGCTGCGATGATGCAGAAACTGTAGCATATGCAGAGGATGATGATGCGGACGCGGATGGTCAGGTTAAGATACATGTTCCAGAGAGTTTTCATTGAACGTCCCCATTCTGTGCAATGTTTGGACCGCGTGCCGGCGTAGTGCATCGGCTCAGGGATATCCCCTGACGACATGCCACGGGTCCGGATGGTGCGATTCAGCCCCTGGTAAACCGCTTCGCGATTACTGCTCGCCGAACACCAGGGCGCTAAAGATATAGATGTCGCACTCCTTCTGCCAGGCGTTCTCGGGCAGACCGGCCTTGATGCAGGTATGTTTCAGGAAGGTGTCCCGATCCCAACCGTATTCGGTGGCCACCTGGGGGAGCAGGACGCCCCGGTAGCTGTCCTTGACGATATAGAGGCCGTGTTTCCCCACCTGGATCTGGTCGGCCGACGTGATCTTCTCCAGGGGGGAGAGTACCGATATCTCAAGGTTGAAATCGTCCAGGTCCTGGGGTTTCATGGGGTAGAAGCGCGGGTCGCGGGTCGCGGCCGACACGGCCATCTCCTGCACCAGACTGGAGAGCGGCTTGTCCGAGACGAAGTTGCCGATGCAGCCGCGCAGGCGCTCCTGCTGCTTGATGGTCACGAAACAGCCGTTTTCGCAGGCGAGCCCCTTCGAGGGGGGCCCGACCGGGGGGACCTGCCCGGTGGCCACATAGGCGACGATGGTGTCGCGGGCAATCTTCAGCAGTTCCTTCCGTTCCTTTTTGGTCAAAAGTTCCGCCATAACGCCTCCTACCTGTAGTTCTTGCGCCGGAACAGTCCGGTCTTCAGGCTGACGATCCGGTCCAGAAACAGGATGCCGTCCAGGTGGTCCATCTCGTGCTGGATGGCCACCGCCTCGAATCCGGTTGCGGTGATGACCCGCTCCGTTCCCCCCGGCTCGTCGTACCTGACCGTGATCTCGGTGGCCCGTTCCACATCCCCGGTATAGTCCGGCACGCTCATGCACCCCTCGCGCATGACGGCGGTGCCGCTCCGGGCCGTAATCTCCGGGTTGATCATGCACAGTTGGCCGTGGTTGTTCTCCTTGCCGTGCCGGCTGGCCGACACGTCCACCACGCAGACCCGCAGGGTGACGCCGATCTGGGGCGCCGCCACCCCGACCGACCCCGGCCCCTCGCGCATGGTGTCCAGCAGATCCCGGATCAGGTCATGTATCTCGTTGTCAATGGTTACAACCCGGTGGCAGAGTTTCTTGAGCACCGGGTGCGGATAACGCAGGATAGGTTGAGTTGCCATAGGTCAGAGGGCCACCGGCGTAACCACCCGCACGCCGATTTCCACGTTCAGCTCCTTTTTCAGATCTCCCAGCAGCGCTTCAAGCTCTTCAGGGGTTTGCCCGTCCGGCAGGGCCGCTTCCAGCATCATCACGTAGACCGGCTCGTCGTCCGTGCCGATCAGTTTGGTATTCAGGTCCGTGATATTGACGCCCCGCTCCGCCAGTTCATTGGTCACGCGGTAGACGATGCCCGGCTGGTCGGCTCCGTAGACCGAGATCAGGCAGATCTCCCCCGGGGTTTCCAGGCGGGCGATCTCGTCGGCCTGGAGGGTGCGTACGGCCAGGGACATGCCGAGCCCATCGCAGACCGGCTTCAGTTCGTCGTAGAGGCGGCTCTTGCTGAACGGCTTTACATGGGATACGATCAGGATCACGGCAAACTCGCCGGCCAGCATGGTGCAACTGGAGTCGGCGAGGTTGCACCCCAGGCGGAAGAGCGCTGCGGCAATGCCGGAAACGATGCCGGTGCGGTCCTTGCCGACAACGGATACGGCATAATGCAGGATGTCAGGCTGCGGTGTCATATAACCCCCCTCGGGATTCGGTCATGGTCTTCGTGACGGAATCGAATTTGGTCTGCACAAGAAAGAAAATCCAAGTATAATATTTTATCCCGCATATCAGGAAGGAAAATCTCCATGAGCCCCAACATTGTTCGCTCCGTCTGCCCCTACGATTGTCCCGACACCTGCGGTTTGCTGGTGGAGGTGGAGGATGGCCGTGCCGTGCGTGTTGCCGGCGACCCCGCCCATCCCGTGACCCGCGGCCTGCTCTGCCCCAAGATGCATCACTACGAGCGTACGGTCCACTCGCCGCGCCGTCTGGCGACTCCGCTGATGCGCACCGGTCCCAAGGGGGAGGGGCGTTTCGAACCTGTTTCGTGGCCGGAGGCGATCGAGCGCATCTGCACCTGTTGGAAGGGGCTGATCGCCAGCTACGGGGGTGAATGCGTCCTCCCCTATTCCTATGCCGGCACCATGGGGCTGGTGCAGCGGAACAGCGGACACCCTTTCTTCCACAAGCTGGGGGCCTCGCGCCTGGAACGGACCATCTGCTCCCCGGCCAAGGATGCGGGATGGAAAGCGGTCATGGGGGACACCCCGGCCATGGAACCGGGGGAGGTGGAGCAGAGCGACCTGGTGATCCTGTGGGGGATCAACGCCAGCGCCACCAGCATCCACGCCATGCGGGACGTCCAGGTACCCCGGCGGCGCGGCGCCCGGGTGTGGGCCATCGACACCTACCGCACCCCCACCTGCGAGGCGGCGGACGAGGCCTTTATCGTGCGTCCCGGCGGCGACGGCGCCCTGGCCCTGGGGATGATGCATGTCATGGTCCGGGACGGCTTGGCGGACCATGATTTTATTCGTGATAACGTCCTCGGCTTCGAGGAGTTCGCCGCAAAGGTGCTCCCCGAGTGCGCCCCGGAGCGGATGGCGGAGGTCTGCGGCCTGCCCGCCGCTGTCATCGAACGCCTGGCGCGGGAGTTTGTGGCTGCAAAGGCCCCCTTCGTCCGTCTGGGGAGCGGCCTCTCCCGCTACGGCAACGGCGCCATGACCGTCCGCACCATCGCCTGCCTCCCCGCCGTCAGCGGGGCCTGGCAACGTCCCGGCGGCGGCGTGTTCCCCGGCACCTCCACCGGCGGCGCCTTCCCCCTGCACCGGGTCACGCGGGAGGAATTCATGGAACGGCCGACGCGCCTGGTGAGCATGAACCAACTGGGGAGCGCGCTGACCGAACTGGACGACCCGCCCATCATGTCCCTCTACGTCTATCACTCCAATCCGGCCGCCGTGACCCCGGATCAGAATGCGGTCATCAGGGGGCTCGAGCGCAACGACCTGTTTACGGTAGTGCACGAGCGTTTCCTGACCGATACGGCCCGCTATGCCGACATCGTCCTGCCGGCCACCACCTCCCTGGAACAGCCGGACCTGTACCGCTGTTACGGCGGCTACCACAGCCAGCGTTGCGGGGCGGCCCTGCCGCCGGTGGGGGAGGCCAAATCCAACTGGGAGGTGTTCTCGCTTTTGGCGGCCGGCATGGGGTGGGACGAGCCCTTTTTCAGGCTGTCGGCCGACGACCTGGTGGAACAGCTGCTGGACTTCGACACCCCCTGGCGGGACCGGGAGACGACCCGGCGCCTGCGCCAGGGGGAGCCGGTGTTGCTGACGCCCCCCTCGAATCCCAAAGGCGACTGGAAGACCCCCTCGGGCAGGATCGAGATCCTGAACTCCCGGGAGTCGGAGCCCCTGCCGCGCCTGCTCCCCACCCATGCCGCAGGGGACGGCTTTCCCCTGCGCCTGCAGCCGGCCACCACCCCCTATGCCCTCAATTCCAGCTTCTACGAGCAGGACGACCTGCGGGAGAACCAGGGAACCGTGGCGTTGCGGATGCACCCGTTGGATGCGGCTGGGCGGGGGTTGTGTGACGGCCAACGGGTGACGGCATACAATGGGCTTGGCGAGGTGGCATTTGTTCTGCGGGTTACGGAGATGGTTCCGGCGGGGACCGTGGTCACGGAAGGGGTCTGGTGGCGGGAGTTCTGCCCCGGCGAGCGGGGGGTGAACGCCCTGACGTCCCAACGCCTCACCGACGGTGGCCGGGGGAGCACGCTGTACGATGTGGCGGTGGAGGTGCGGGGGGCGTAAGCCCCCTCGGCCACGGTAAAGGCCCCCTCATCCGCCCCTACGGGGCACCTTCTCCCTGAGGGAGAAGGGTCAAATTTTACCCTCGCCCACCGGGAGAGGGTGGCCGAAGGCCGGGTGAGGGGAAAACGCAGGAGTTGGCCTTGCCGCATTCAGGAATTGTGTGATTGAGAATCAACTGAGAGAGCAAGCGCCCCATGCAGCGCTTCAAGAACCATCTCGGTATTCCGCAATACGTCATTATTCCAGAAACGTAGAACTTTTATTCCCGCCCCTTCAAGCTCTTTCGTCCGCTCGCAGTCGTAGGTTGCCTGCTCCTCTGTTGCATGCCCCCCACCGTCAAGTTCAACGGCAAGCCTGCACTCATGGCAATAAAAGTCGAGGATGTACCCGCTTATCGGATGCTGGCGACGGAATTTGAAGCCACAAAAACGCCGATCCCGCAGCAACATCCAGAGTAGATTTTCTGCGTCGGTATGTGTCCCCCTCAGTTCTCGGGCGAATTTGAGAATGTGGCTGGGCACAGCCATGATAGGCTCCCCTCATCCGCCCCTCCGGGGCACCTTCTCCCTGAGGAAGAAGGGTATAAATCTGACCCTCGCCCACCGGGAGAGGGTGGCGCGGAGCGCCGGGTGAGGGGATTCTACCTCTTCCGCAGCACCCGTTTGTCCCCCACCCGGATGGTGAGCTTCTCGCTGTCGAAGTATTCCAGGAGCGGGATGAGGTACTTGCGCGACAGGCCGGTCTGTTCCCGGTATTCGGGCGGGGTGATCTCCCCCTTGGCCTGAAGGAGTGCCACCAGCTTCTCCCGCAGGCCGTCCAGGGCCGGGGCGGCGTAGAACAGATCGCTGGAGATGCGCACCGCCTCCCCCTTCCTGATTAGCAGGGCCAGGTTATCGCGCACGCCCTTTTCGTCGCAGCGGAACCGTTCCATGATCTCCTTGATGGTCGGCGGCTCGCTCCCCTTCTCTCCCAGGAACGTTGCGATCTTCCCGGCCAGGCTGTCGCCGGCAGGTGAGCTCTGCACAACCCGTCCGACCGGTTTGACGATGTCCCGTTCCAAGAGGAGGGTGCCGTCCCGCTCCATGGCCGACAGCAGCGGGGTGAAGAAACGCTGGTCGCTCCTCTTGGGCAGGCGCGTTTTCAATTCCTCCTTGCCCATTCCCTCCCTGAGCGGATTGGCTGCCAGAAAGGCGGTGACCTCCCCCAGCAGGCCGCTTTTCAGGGCCGCAAACGCCTCCCGTGACAGGAAGGTGCGGGGTTCCCGGATCACCTGAAGGACCTCCCCGGAGGAGAGGAGCCCGGCCAGGGCTGTCTCGGCCGCTTTGCGCGGGATGCCGGAACGGAAGAGGATCTCCTCGAAGGCGATCCCCGAGAGCAGGCTTTGGTTGACGAGCAGGGCGCAGATGCGCTGGTGCTCCTCGCTGCCCAGCACCCCCAGCAACTGGAGCGCCTCGTCGCTGCGCCGGCGGCGGCGGGGAGGAAAGGGGTCCAGCACCACGCCGCCCCCCACCGTGGTGGCGGGAGAGGCGACCCGCAGGATGTAGCTGTCCCCCGGCAGCAGCAAGGCCGGTTCCTTGAGGCGCAACTGCACGAACGCGCTCTCCCCCGGCAGCAGCGTGTCCCGGTCCAGCAGGATCACCTGGGCCGGCACCTCGTAGGTGGCGGAATGGAGCCGCAGGGTGGCGCGATGTTTCAACTCCCGGGGCGCCGAGGCCAGGTGGTCCAGGCGCGCATCCACCGTCCGGGTCGCCCGGAAGATCCCCCGCGGTACGAGCACGTTGCCCCGGTGCACCTGATCCAGGTCCACGCCCTGCACGTTCACCGCCAGGCGCTGTCCCGCCATCCCGGTATCGACCTTGCTGCCGTGGGCCTGGATGCCGCGCACCCGCCCCTCCCGGCCCGAGGGGAGCAGTTCCAGTTCGTCGCCCACCCTGATCTCGCCCGAGAGCAGGGTGCCGGTCACCACCGTGCCGAAGCCGGCCATGGTGAAGACCCGGTCCACCGGCAGGCGGAAGTGCCCTTCACGCCGTTTTTCCGCGCTCAGTTCCGCCAGTCTGCCCAGTTCTGCCTTCAGCGCACCCAGCCCCTCGCCCGTGCGCGCCGAGACCGGTATGATCGGCGCGTCTTCCAGAAAACTGCCGGCCGTGAATTCCCGCACCTCCTCGGTGACCAGGGCCAGCCACTCCGGGTCCACCATGTCCCGCTTGGTCAGGGCGATCAGTCCGCTCTTCACCCCCAGAAGCCGCAGGATGTCCAGGTGCTCCCGTGTCTGGGGCATGATCCCCTCGTCGGCGGCGATCACCAGCATGACCAGGTCCATCCCCCCCACGCCGGCCACCATGGTGCGCACGAATTTTTCGTGGCCCGGCACGTCCACGATGCCGAAGCGGATGCCGCCCGCCAGTTCCAGGTGGGCGAATCCCAGCTCGATGGTGATGCCGCGGGCCTTCTCCTCCTTGAGACGGTCGGTGTCGATGCCGGTCAGGGCCTTGACGAGCGAGGTCTTGCCGTGATCGATGTGCCCGGCGGTGCCGAGAATGAGATGTTTCATAGGGGGTTCCTTCTTGCATTCATCCCTGGGAAGGGGTGATGAGGGGGAGACTATGCCTGCCGGCTGAAGCGATACCCCACCCCGCGCACGGTCTGAAAATGGATCGGTTTGCCGGGGTCGGGCTCGAAGTACCTGCGCAGGCGGACGATGAAGTTGTCCAGGGTTCTGGTCTCGGTGTCGCTGGTGTAGCCCCATACCGACTGGAGCAACTCGCCCCGCGGGATGATCTCTCCCTCCTTCTGGAAGAAGAGCGCGAGGACGCGCACCTCCATCTCGGTCAGGTCGATCTCCCCCTGGGCGGTGCGGGCGCGGTAGGAAAGCGGGAACACCTCGTTGGCCCCGAAGCGGTACCCCTCCTCCACCGGGTCGGGGCGATACCAGGACGACCGGCGCAGCATTCCCTTCACCCGCAGCAAAAACTCCATCAGGTTGAACGGTTTGGTCAGGTAGTCGTCGGCCCCGTTCTCCAGTCCTTCCACCCGGTCGCTATCCTCGGAGCGGGCGGTCAGCATGAGAATCGGCACGCGCGGGTCCAGTTTGCGCACGGCGCGGCAGACCTGGAAGCCGTCCATGCCGGGCAGCATGACGTCCAGGATGATCAGATCGAAATGTTCCACCTCCAGGGTGACCAGCGCTTTTTCGCCCGAGTCGAAATGGCTGACGCGGCAACCCTCCTCCTCGAGGTTGAAACAGATGCCGCGGGCCAGGTGGATCTCGTCCTCGACAAGCATGATGTGGGGTTTATCGTTTGTCATACTCTGCATATCCTCAAGCAGCGGGGATTTTGATGGTAAAGGTGCTTCCTTTGCCAAGCCCTTCGCTTGTTACGCCGACCGTTCCGCCGTATCCCTTGACGACCGACTGGACGATATAGAGCCCCAGCCCGGTCCCCCGCACATATTCGTCGGTCTGGCGGACGCGGTAGAACATCTCGAAGATCTTTTTCAGTTCCTTATATTCCAAGCCACGCCCACAGTCCCTGACCGAGAGAATGAGATGAGCCCCTGCTTTGCTGAGTGTCACGGAGATATCGGGGGACTCGGGCGAATAGAGTTCGGCGTTTTCAAAAAGATTGCGCAGAACCATGCCCATTTCTTCGGGATCGACGGAGGCCTTGAGCCCCGCCTCGGTTTCCAGGGAGATCGTCCCCCCCTGGGCCAACCTGCTGCGCTCCCGCTCCACATGCTCTTCCAGGAGCGTCGAAATATCGGTCAGGCGCCGCTCGGGCGGTTTGCGGCGCTGTTCCAGGCGCGCCGCCATGAGCAGGTTGTTGATCAGGTAGTGCAGGCGTTCCGTATCGGCCAGCATGGTGCCCACGAAGTTGTCCAGTTTTTCCTCGGACGGCCGTCGCAGGCGGATGGTTTCGAGGTGGAGCTGGATGGAGGCCAGGGGCGATTTCAACTCATGGGTCACCTGGGAGATGATGTTACGCTGCTGGGCGTAAAGGTTCGACTGGCGGTTCCAAAAGTGGAAGATGACGTACACGCCGACCAGGATGGCCACCAGCATGACCAGCCCTTCGACCATGACCGGCCAGTTGTACCCCTGGCCCAACAGCTCCGGGCGGTATTTCTCCGCCAGTTTGCGAAACTCGCGGTGCTTGCCGATGAACCAATAGATCCAGCAGACCACCAGGGTGATCCAGACCACCTGGACGGCGATCAGCGCCATGACCGGATTCAATATGCGTCGAAGGAGTCGCATGTCAGTGGAACGCCATGAGCAGTTTTCTGATGTTGACCTGCATCAGTTCAAGATAGTTGCCGCTCATCATATCCGGATGTTCGTTTCCCATCACACCCAGGGGCACCAGGGTGGCGTCGATCCTTTTGGCGATCTGGGTGAGCGGCCGGCTAGGGGGGCGGTGGTTGCGGAAAATCAGGTGCACCCCCGCCAGCCTGCCCCTGGCGATCATCCGCGACACCCTTTCCGCGCTGATCTCTGCCCTCTCGTCGGGCACGACCACCTCCACAGGCGCCAGGCCGTAGCGGTTGAAGAAAAAGCTCCAGGCCCCGGTTTGGGCCATAAAGGGTTTGGGAGGCATCTGCGCCAGCAGGGCCCCGGTTTCGTTATCCATCTTTGAAAGTTCAAAGAAGAGGCGGCGGGAATTGCGCTTGAATTCCGCTGCCCGCGCGGGGCGCAACTCGACAAGGGCCTGCAATACGGCGGGCGCGATGCGGTCGCGGACGATCCGCGGGTCCAGCCAGACGTAGAGTTGCGGGATGGAGGGGCCTCCGGCACCGGCCGGTTCCCGCGACCTGGCGAAGCGGTTCGCGATGGCAAGATCTTCCTGGCGGGCGGCGTTGATGACCGGTACCCTTGCGCCGATCGCCGCAATGAGGCGGTCGCTCCAGGGGTCTCCCCCCTCCCCGATACGGATGACCAAGTCCGTGCCCCTCATCTTTGCCAGGTACCCTTCGCGAAAGAGGTATTCGGAGGGGTATATGCCGGGCGCCAGGACGGTGGACACCACCACCTGTCGTCCGCCGATCTTGCGGACAATGTCACTCAAAGGAGATACCGTGCCGACCACCCTGATCGGCCCATCGGCCGCCGAAGCGGCAAAGGGGAGAACGGTAAGCCAGAGGATCACGACCGTGATCGTTCTGAGCGATGTTACCACCATCTGACAGCTCCTTATGAAGGCTTGCGTATAACCGTGTTATTCTGTTATAAACTCAGGGCGCCGCCAACGCAATCCATTATTGCCGCCGGGGAGAATAAATGACCATGCCCAATCCCGATGTGAAGCGGGTTCACCGCACCATGATTGTTTACCGCGTTGTCCAGGTTGTGCTGATTGCCCTGTTGGGATATATGGCGTTCAATTTCCAGAGGCTCTTTGCCCTGCGCGGCCGGCCGGACCAATTCATAACCAGTATCGTCGCCGCCATCGTGGCCCAGTTGATCCTGATCTATCCGATTTACCGGCTTGCCTGGCGCGACGCCGGGATCGAGATTGAGGGGAGCGTGCCCGGCCTGTCCAGCGAACAACTGGCCGCGTTGCGTAAGAGACGCCTGATGGGCGACCTGTGGAAATCCTGCGCCGTCATCTTTTTTCTCACCTTCGTCGTCCTGGCCCCCGATCAGGCAAAGGCGAAGGCGGCGCCGTTGGTGCTTTCCTGTACCCTGTTCTCGTTTCTCTTCGCCTGCCTGTCCTACTTCCAATGTTTTAATTTCAGTGTCAGGAAGCGTCTGAAACAGCCGGAGTGACAGGGATGCCCTGAGAAGGGTCGCGGCGGCGATATCGCCAAGTGGTATCCCCTTGCCGTGCGCAGCAACCACCTTGCGCGGTGGAATCGGCTGCGCCCTTACGAGACGGGCTCGCCAAAAAACGCCGCCATTTTTCTGAAGACCTCCTCCGTAGTACCTTTCACCAGCGCCGTATCGGGCAGAGAGCGCAGAAAAATCCTGCCGTAATTCTTGGTGGTCACCCGCCGGTCGAGGATCAGCACCGCGCCGCGGTCATCCCTGCTGCGGATCAGGCGGCCGAACCCCTGGCGGAATTTGATGACCGCCTGGGGCACGGA is a window from the Oryzomonas sagensis genome containing:
- a CDS encoding methyl-accepting chemotaxis protein, with amino-acid sequence MKTLWNMYLNLTIRVRIIILCICYSFCIIAAGAVGQTQSLSATSLAVILFTILGTLFSGINIWSITSPINRTIGYLKEMATGDLQRDIQIKRNNEVSAILRSLRELQHSMRGIVMGIQTTSGQIAASSEQLRQTSATIADGTESAATQAASVSAAVDNLATASTDISTRCLEMSDMAREAEQVSREGEQIISGMSGTMGAIEGVITETTEAVKSLGDNSTRIGDILATIGDIADQTNLLALNAAIEAARAGEQGRGFAVVADEVRSLAERTTSATREIQTIIDALQKDVGNVVSSMEQSSGSVREGGEGVRHSCEAIGAILRQIGVLHGQVSQVSTAATGQSTTTSAITENMHLITRVISEAASGAEQTESAASGLATSAAELQQMVNRFKLS
- the amrA gene encoding AmmeMemoRadiSam system protein A, with amino-acid sequence MAELLTKKERKELLKIARDTIVAYVATGQVPPVGPPSKGLACENGCFVTIKQQERLRGCIGNFVSDKPLSSLVQEMAVSAATRDPRFYPMKPQDLDDFNLEISVLSPLEKITSADQIQVGKHGLYIVKDSYRGVLLPQVATEYGWDRDTFLKHTCIKAGLPENAWQKECDIYIFSALVFGEQ
- the def gene encoding peptide deformylase, with the protein product MATQPILRYPHPVLKKLCHRVVTIDNEIHDLIRDLLDTMREGPGSVGVAAPQIGVTLRVCVVDVSASRHGKENNHGQLCMINPEITARSGTAVMREGCMSVPDYTGDVERATEITVRYDEPGGTERVITATGFEAVAIQHEMDHLDGILFLDRIVSLKTGLFRRKNYR
- a CDS encoding glycine cleavage system protein R, producing the protein MTPQPDILHYAVSVVGKDRTGIVSGIAAALFRLGCNLADSSCTMLAGEFAVILIVSHVKPFSKSRLYDELKPVCDGLGMSLAVRTLQADEIARLETPGEICLISVYGADQPGIVYRVTNELAERGVNITDLNTKLIGTDDEPVYVMMLEAALPDGQTPEELEALLGDLKKELNVEIGVRVVTPVAL
- a CDS encoding molybdopterin-dependent oxidoreductase; protein product: MSPNIVRSVCPYDCPDTCGLLVEVEDGRAVRVAGDPAHPVTRGLLCPKMHHYERTVHSPRRLATPLMRTGPKGEGRFEPVSWPEAIERICTCWKGLIASYGGECVLPYSYAGTMGLVQRNSGHPFFHKLGASRLERTICSPAKDAGWKAVMGDTPAMEPGEVEQSDLVILWGINASATSIHAMRDVQVPRRRGARVWAIDTYRTPTCEAADEAFIVRPGGDGALALGMMHVMVRDGLADHDFIRDNVLGFEEFAAKVLPECAPERMAEVCGLPAAVIERLAREFVAAKAPFVRLGSGLSRYGNGAMTVRTIACLPAVSGAWQRPGGGVFPGTSTGGAFPLHRVTREEFMERPTRLVSMNQLGSALTELDDPPIMSLYVYHSNPAAVTPDQNAVIRGLERNDLFTVVHERFLTDTARYADIVLPATTSLEQPDLYRCYGGYHSQRCGAALPPVGEAKSNWEVFSLLAAGMGWDEPFFRLSADDLVEQLLDFDTPWRDRETTRRLRQGEPVLLTPPSNPKGDWKTPSGRIEILNSRESEPLPRLLPTHAAGDGFPLRLQPATTPYALNSSFYEQDDLRENQGTVALRMHPLDAAGRGLCDGQRVTAYNGLGEVAFVLRVTEMVPAGTVVTEGVWWREFCPGERGVNALTSQRLTDGGRGSTLYDVAVEVRGA
- a CDS encoding endonuclease domain-containing protein, with the protein product MAVPSHILKFARELRGTHTDAENLLWMLLRDRRFCGFKFRRQHPISGYILDFYCHECRLAVELDGGGHATEEQATYDCERTKELEGAGIKVLRFWNNDVLRNTEMVLEALHGALALSVDSQSHNS
- the selB gene encoding selenocysteine-specific translation elongation factor gives rise to the protein MKHLILGTAGHIDHGKTSLVKALTGIDTDRLKEEKARGITIELGFAHLELAGGIRFGIVDVPGHEKFVRTMVAGVGGMDLVMLVIAADEGIMPQTREHLDILRLLGVKSGLIALTKRDMVDPEWLALVTEEVREFTAGSFLEDAPIIPVSARTGEGLGALKAELGRLAELSAEKRREGHFRLPVDRVFTMAGFGTVVTGTLLSGEIRVGDELELLPSGREGRVRGIQAHGSKVDTGMAGQRLAVNVQGVDLDQVHRGNVLVPRGIFRATRTVDARLDHLASAPRELKHRATLRLHSATYEVPAQVILLDRDTLLPGESAFVQLRLKEPALLLPGDSYILRVASPATTVGGGVVLDPFPPRRRRRSDEALQLLGVLGSEEHQRICALLVNQSLLSGIAFEEILFRSGIPRKAAETALAGLLSSGEVLQVIREPRTFLSREAFAALKSGLLGEVTAFLAANPLREGMGKEELKTRLPKRSDQRFFTPLLSAMERDGTLLLERDIVKPVGRVVQSSPAGDSLAGKIATFLGEKGSEPPTIKEIMERFRCDEKGVRDNLALLIRKGEAVRISSDLFYAAPALDGLREKLVALLQAKGEITPPEYREQTGLSRKYLIPLLEYFDSEKLTIRVGDKRVLRKR
- a CDS encoding response regulator transcription factor, with the protein product MTNDKPHIMLVEDEIHLARGICFNLEEEGCRVSHFDSGEKALVTLEVEHFDLIILDVMLPGMDGFQVCRAVRKLDPRVPILMLTARSEDSDRVEGLENGADDYLTKPFNLMEFLLRVKGMLRRSSWYRPDPVEEGYRFGANEVFPLSYRARTAQGEIDLTEMEVRVLALFFQKEGEIIPRGELLQSVWGYTSDTETRTLDNFIVRLRRYFEPDPGKPIHFQTVRGVGYRFSRQA
- a CDS encoding sensor histidine kinase, whose translation is MRLLRRILNPVMALIAVQVVWITLVVCWIYWFIGKHREFRKLAEKYRPELLGQGYNWPVMVEGLVMLVAILVGVYVIFHFWNRQSNLYAQQRNIISQVTHELKSPLASIQLHLETIRLRRPSEEKLDNFVGTMLADTERLHYLINNLLMAARLEQRRKPPERRLTDISTLLEEHVERERSRLAQGGTISLETEAGLKASVDPEEMGMVLRNLFENAELYSPESPDISVTLSKAGAHLILSVRDCGRGLEYKELKKIFEMFYRVRQTDEYVRGTGLGLYIVQSVVKGYGGTVGVTSEGLGKGSTFTIKIPAA
- a CDS encoding metal ABC transporter substrate-binding protein, with product MVVTSLRTITVVILWLTVLPFAASAADGPIRVVGTVSPLSDIVRKIGGRQVVVSTVLAPGIYPSEYLFREGYLAKMRGTDLVIRIGEGGDPWSDRLIAAIGARVPVINAARQEDLAIANRFARSREPAGAGGPSIPQLYVWLDPRIVRDRIAPAVLQALVELRPARAAEFKRNSRRLFFELSKMDNETGALLAQMPPKPFMAQTGAWSFFFNRYGLAPVEVVVPDERAEISAERVSRMIARGRLAGVHLIFRNHRPPSRPLTQIAKRIDATLVPLGVMGNEHPDMMSGNYLELMQVNIRKLLMAFH